A region from the Sandaracinus amylolyticus genome encodes:
- the rpmG gene encoding 50S ribosomal protein L33, whose product MGDRVRVALVCSECDARNYQTTKSRKQAERLEIKKYCPRCEKHTTHRESK is encoded by the coding sequence ATGGGGGATCGAGTGCGCGTCGCGCTCGTCTGCAGCGAGTGCGACGCGCGCAACTATCAGACGACGAAGTCTCGGAAGCAGGCCGAGCGTCTGGAAATCAAGAAGTACTGCCCCCGCTGCGAGAAGCACACGACTCATCGAGAGTCGAAGTGA
- the nusG gene encoding transcription termination/antitermination protein NusG, with the protein MAKKWYVVQAYSGYEGKVKSALEERVRQHGMEEFFGEILIPKENVQDTTKTGTKRVSSRTFYPGYVFVNMDLNERTWHLVKDTPKVSGFVGGRHPSPVPESEINAIFQQVAEGAAKPKPRVVFDTGDHVRVTDGAFANFTGTVQEVNPAKQKVTVLVSIFGRATPVELEYGQVEKTQ; encoded by the coding sequence ATGGCCAAGAAGTGGTACGTGGTGCAGGCGTATTCGGGCTACGAGGGCAAGGTGAAGTCCGCCCTCGAGGAGCGCGTCCGTCAGCACGGGATGGAGGAGTTCTTCGGGGAGATCCTGATCCCCAAGGAGAACGTCCAGGACACCACGAAGACCGGCACGAAGCGCGTGTCCAGCCGGACCTTCTATCCGGGCTACGTGTTCGTGAACATGGACCTCAACGAGCGCACTTGGCACCTGGTCAAGGACACGCCGAAGGTCAGCGGGTTCGTCGGTGGCCGTCACCCGAGCCCGGTTCCGGAGAGTGAGATCAACGCGATCTTCCAGCAGGTCGCGGAGGGCGCCGCCAAGCCGAAGCCGCGCGTCGTGTTCGACACCGGCGATCACGTGCGCGTGACCGACGGGGCGTTCGCGAACTTCACGGGCACCGTCCAGGAAGTGAACCCGGCGAAGCAGAAGGTCACGGTGCTGGTCTCGATCTTCGGCCGCGCGACGCCGGTCGAGCTCGAGTACGGGCAGGTCGAGAAGACGCAGTAG
- the tuf gene encoding elongation factor Tu — protein sequence MAKEKFVRTKPHVNVGTIGHIDHGKTTTTAAITKVAAKKFGGKEISYSDIAKGGTVRDDSKIVTIAVSHVEYESEKRHYAHVDCPGHADYIKNMITGAAQMDGAILVVSALDGPMPQTKEHVLLAGQVGVPKIVVWLNKVDAVEDPDLLELVEMEVRDLLNKYKFDGDNAPVVRGSALKAMQGDPEGEQTVINLLNALDAWIPEPVRDTDKPFLMAIEDVFSIKGRGTVVTGRIERGVIKVGEEVEILGFRDTRKTTVTGVEMFRKLLDQGQAGDNVGCLLRGIEKDDVERGQVLAKPGSVKTHKKFNAEVYVLKKEEGGRHKPFFTNYRPQFYMRTTDVTGTIHLAEDVKMVMPGDNVSMTVELITSVALEEQQRFAIREGGRTVGAGVITKIIE from the coding sequence ATGGCGAAGGAAAAGTTCGTCCGGACCAAGCCGCACGTCAACGTCGGCACGATCGGTCACATCGATCACGGCAAGACCACGACGACCGCGGCGATCACGAAGGTCGCGGCGAAGAAGTTCGGCGGCAAGGAGATCTCGTACTCCGACATCGCCAAGGGCGGCACCGTCCGCGACGACTCGAAGATCGTCACGATCGCGGTCTCGCACGTCGAGTACGAGTCGGAGAAGCGCCACTACGCGCACGTCGACTGCCCCGGCCACGCCGACTACATCAAGAACATGATCACCGGCGCCGCCCAGATGGACGGCGCGATCCTGGTGGTCAGCGCCCTCGACGGCCCGATGCCGCAGACGAAGGAGCACGTGCTCCTCGCGGGTCAGGTCGGCGTGCCGAAGATCGTCGTCTGGCTCAACAAGGTCGACGCGGTCGAGGATCCGGACCTGCTCGAGCTCGTCGAGATGGAGGTCCGCGACCTCCTCAACAAGTACAAGTTCGACGGCGACAACGCGCCGGTCGTCCGCGGCTCGGCCCTCAAGGCCATGCAGGGCGATCCCGAGGGCGAGCAGACCGTCATCAACCTGCTCAACGCGCTCGACGCGTGGATCCCCGAGCCGGTTCGCGACACCGACAAGCCGTTCCTGATGGCCATCGAGGACGTGTTCTCGATCAAGGGCCGCGGCACGGTCGTGACGGGCCGCATCGAGCGCGGCGTGATCAAGGTCGGCGAGGAAGTCGAGATCCTCGGCTTCCGCGACACGCGCAAGACCACGGTCACCGGCGTCGAGATGTTCCGCAAGCTGCTCGACCAGGGCCAGGCTGGCGACAACGTCGGCTGCCTCCTGCGCGGCATCGAGAAGGACGACGTCGAGCGCGGCCAGGTGCTCGCGAAGCCCGGCTCGGTGAAGACGCACAAGAAGTTCAACGCCGAGGTCTACGTCCTCAAGAAGGAGGAGGGCGGCCGTCACAAGCCGTTCTTCACCAACTACCGCCCGCAGTTCTACATGCGGACGACGGACGTGACCGGCACGATCCACCTCGCCGAGGACGTGAAGATGGTCATGCCGGGCGACAACGTCTCGATGACCGTCGAGCTCATCACGTCGGTCGCGCTCGAGGAGCAGCAGCGCTTCGCGATCCGCGAGGGCGGCCGCACCGTCGGCGCCGGCGTCATCACGAAGATCATCGAGTGA
- the secE gene encoding preprotein translocase subunit SecE, with the protein MADEDDKDLERDGDEDTSDPSAAGDSDDAGADDDVARREAAAIEREERELAEAAAENEANPVTSLLGIERWVQFAFIAAAVITFYLSDRLITFAWGFFAEPDPTIVSGAAALIGIVGSFLLYRHPRVNELAHEVVGELSKVTWPTRDETYYSTVVVIVTSIIAAVYTGVFDALWSAFTDLIYNV; encoded by the coding sequence ATGGCGGACGAAGACGACAAGGACCTCGAGCGCGACGGCGACGAGGACACCTCCGACCCGAGCGCGGCCGGGGACTCCGACGACGCTGGCGCCGACGACGACGTCGCGCGCCGCGAGGCCGCCGCGATCGAGCGCGAGGAGCGCGAGCTCGCCGAGGCCGCCGCCGAGAACGAGGCGAACCCGGTCACCAGCCTGCTCGGCATCGAGCGCTGGGTCCAGTTCGCGTTCATCGCGGCCGCGGTGATCACGTTCTACCTGTCGGACCGGCTGATCACGTTCGCGTGGGGCTTCTTCGCGGAGCCGGATCCCACGATCGTCTCGGGCGCCGCGGCGCTGATCGGCATCGTCGGCTCGTTCCTGCTCTATCGCCACCCGCGCGTGAACGAGCTCGCCCACGAGGTCGTGGGTGAGCTGAGCAAGGTGACCTGGCCGACGCGCGACGAGACCTACTACTCGACCGTCGTCGTGATCGTCACCTCGATCATCGCTGCGGTCTACACCGGCGTCTTCGACGCGCTCTGGTCGGCGTTCACCGACCTCATCTACAACGTCTGA
- the rplA gene encoding 50S ribosomal protein L1, whose protein sequence is MKTGRKRKSAIESIDRDRRYALPEAVALVAKASFAKFDESVDIAVRLGVNPKHADQMVRGATVLPHGIGKTVRVLVFAKGEKATEAQAAGADFVGADDLVAKVQEGWLDFETVIATPDMMGQVGRLGRVLGPRGLMPNPKTGTVTFDVTKAVKEAKGGKVEFRAEKEGGIVHAPIGKKSFSPDKLEENARALIAALMKAKPSAAKGTYLRSITISTTMGAGVKVDTATVEQATAEA, encoded by the coding sequence ATGAAGACGGGAAGAAAGCGCAAGAGCGCGATCGAGTCGATCGATCGTGATCGTCGCTATGCCCTCCCGGAGGCCGTCGCTCTCGTCGCCAAGGCGAGCTTCGCCAAGTTCGACGAGAGTGTGGACATCGCGGTCAGGCTCGGGGTCAACCCGAAGCACGCCGATCAGATGGTTCGTGGAGCAACCGTGTTGCCCCACGGCATCGGCAAGACCGTTCGTGTCCTGGTCTTCGCAAAGGGCGAGAAGGCGACGGAGGCCCAGGCGGCCGGAGCTGACTTTGTCGGCGCCGACGACCTGGTGGCCAAGGTCCAAGAAGGCTGGCTCGACTTCGAGACCGTGATCGCGACGCCCGACATGATGGGTCAGGTCGGTCGTCTCGGTCGTGTGCTCGGTCCCCGCGGTCTGATGCCCAACCCCAAGACCGGCACCGTGACGTTCGACGTCACGAAGGCGGTCAAGGAGGCCAAGGGCGGCAAGGTCGAGTTCCGCGCCGAGAAGGAAGGTGGCATCGTCCACGCTCCGATCGGCAAGAAGTCGTTCTCGCCGGACAAGCTCGAGGAGAACGCCCGTGCACTGATTGCTGCGCTGATGAAGGCGAAGCCGTCGGCGGCCAAGGGCACCTACCTTCGCAGCATCACCATCAGCACCACGATGGGCGCGGGCGTCAAGGTCGACACGGCGACGGTCGAGCAGGCGACTGCGGAGGCGTGA
- the rplL gene encoding 50S ribosomal protein L7/L12, with protein MDQQKMVDELSSWTVMEVANLIKALEEKWGVKAAPAAVAVAAPAGGGAAAAPAAEQTEFTVELTSGGDKKINVIKVVRELTGLGLADAKNLVEAAPKVVKEGVSKADAEDMKKKLEEAGAKVTLK; from the coding sequence ATGGATCAGCAGAAGATGGTCGATGAGCTCTCGAGCTGGACCGTGATGGAGGTTGCGAACCTCATCAAGGCGCTCGAGGAGAAGTGGGGCGTCAAGGCGGCGCCGGCGGCGGTCGCGGTCGCGGCCCCGGCGGGCGGCGGCGCGGCGGCGGCCCCCGCGGCGGAGCAGACCGAGTTCACGGTCGAGCTCACCAGCGGCGGCGACAAGAAGATCAACGTGATCAAGGTCGTTCGCGAGCTGACGGGCCTCGGCCTGGCGGACGCGAAGAACCTCGTCGAGGCCGCGCCGAAGGTCGTCAAGGAAGGCGTGTCGAAGGCCGACGCCGAGGACATGAAGAAGAAGCTCGAGGAGGCTGGCGCCAAGGTCACGCTGAAGTGA
- the rplK gene encoding 50S ribosomal protein L11, with protein sequence MKKVTGQIKLQLPAGKANPSPPVGPALGQHGVNIMQFCKEFNARTNKQEGLIIPVVITVFSDRSFTFITKTPPASVLIKRELGLKIGKKPASGSSRPNKDKVGKITRAQLAKLAAEKIQDTNAASIEACVRSLAGTARSMGVDVVD encoded by the coding sequence ATGAAGAAGGTCACTGGTCAGATCAAGCTCCAGCTCCCCGCCGGCAAGGCGAACCCCTCGCCCCCGGTCGGTCCCGCGCTCGGTCAGCACGGCGTGAACATCATGCAGTTCTGCAAGGAGTTCAACGCGCGGACGAACAAGCAGGAGGGGCTGATCATCCCGGTGGTGATCACGGTCTTCTCCGACCGCTCGTTCACCTTCATCACGAAGACGCCGCCCGCCTCGGTGCTCATCAAGCGCGAGCTCGGGCTGAAGATCGGCAAGAAGCCGGCGAGCGGCTCGTCGCGTCCCAACAAGGACAAGGTCGGCAAGATCACCCGCGCGCAGCTCGCGAAGCTCGCGGCGGAGAAGATCCAGGACACGAACGCGGCCTCGATCGAGGCGTGCGTTCGTTCGCTGGCGGGCACCGCCCGCTCGATGGGCGTCGACGTCGTCGACTGA
- the rplJ gene encoding 50S ribosomal protein L10, giving the protein MANGTSTARADKAKVVDEVKGLFDKATSVVFLGFKGMDVITVTDLRSKFRKAGVEYKVVKNKLVEQALKGTPLEGKLGKVLAGETAVAFSFEDPSTAAKVVRDFRKEGDKQEKLEVKAAVLDNAVMAGGDVEKQLASMPGKDELRAMLLATLQAPAQNLVAQLQAPLQNLVYVLEARRKQLEESSGG; this is encoded by the coding sequence ATGGCCAACGGAACCAGCACTGCCCGCGCGGACAAGGCGAAGGTCGTCGACGAGGTCAAGGGCCTCTTCGACAAGGCGACCAGCGTCGTGTTCCTCGGCTTCAAGGGCATGGACGTGATCACGGTGACGGACCTGCGCTCGAAGTTCCGCAAGGCGGGCGTCGAGTACAAGGTCGTCAAGAACAAGCTCGTCGAGCAGGCGCTGAAGGGGACCCCCCTCGAGGGCAAGCTCGGGAAGGTCCTCGCCGGCGAGACCGCCGTCGCGTTCTCGTTCGAGGATCCCTCGACGGCCGCGAAGGTCGTGCGCGACTTCCGCAAGGAAGGCGACAAGCAGGAGAAGCTCGAGGTCAAGGCCGCGGTTCTCGACAACGCCGTCATGGCTGGCGGTGACGTCGAGAAGCAGCTCGCCTCGATGCCTGGCAAGGACGAGCTCCGCGCCATGCTCCTCGCGACCCTCCAGGCGCCGGCGCAGAACCTCGTCGCGCAGCTGCAGGCCCCCCTGCAGAACCTCGTCTACGTGCTCGAGGCGCGCCGCAAGCAGCTCGAAGAGAGCAGCGGCGGCTGA